In the genome of Vicia villosa cultivar HV-30 ecotype Madison, WI linkage group LG7, Vvil1.0, whole genome shotgun sequence, one region contains:
- the LOC131620196 gene encoding uncharacterized protein LOC131620196 — translation MPKGIIKRLESMCRNFLWTGKEGTFRRAPIAWSKICEPKRQGGLNVFDLERWNKACLSKLLWDLCKKNDSLWVRWIHSYYIKQDQVMTVKVKPSCSWMLRAILNQRENLEGMQAWNAQMCARKFCKKKIYNGLLKNAETVPWRKIFYDNEARPRVVFITWLVCHGRLATKDRLKRFGILDNDNCVLCAGTETLNHLLFECNKMHDSWRETLNWMQMEHTPQNWEHELQWISHMSKKKSWKTRLLKTAFVETVYACWSYRNAIVYRADDRDRNRNIHNEIIDTIVHRIWRKPSLREKIAPFLL, via the coding sequence ATGCCTAAGGGGATCATTAAAAGATTGGAAAGCATGTGTAGGAACTTTCTTTGGACTGGAAAAGAAGGAACCTTTAGAAGGGCCCCGATTGCTTGGAGCAAAATTTGTGAGCCAAAAAGACAAGGGGGGCTGAATGTGTTTGATTTGGAGAGATGGAACAAGGCTTGCCTTAGCAAGCTATTATGGGACCTTTGCAAAAAGAATGACTCACTGTGGGTAAGATGGATCCATAGTTACTATATAAAACAGGATCAGGTTATGACTGTGAAGGTAAAACCCAGTTGTTCTTGGATGCTCAGAGCAATTCTGAATCAAAGAGAGAATCTGGAAGGGATGCAGGCCTGGAATGCTCAGATGTGTGCTAGGAAATTCTGCAAGAAAAAGATTTATAATGGCCTACTAAAGAATGCTGAAACTGTTCCTTGGAGGAAGATATTTTATGATAATGAAGCTAGACCTAGAGTTGTTTTCATCACTTGGTTAGTATGCCATGGCCGATTAGCCACAAAGGATCGGTTAAAGAGATTTGGTATCCTGGATAATGATAATTGTGTGCTGTGTGCAGGGACTGAAACTCTAAACCATCTGCTCTTTGAGTGCAACAAGATGCATGATAGTTGGAGGGAGACATTAAATTGGATGCAAATGGAGCATACCCCTCAGAATTGGGAGCATGAGCTGCAGTGGATCAGCCACATGAGcaagaagaaaagttggaaaaCTAGACTTTTGAAGACTGCGTTTGTAGAGACTGTGTATGCTTGTTGGAGTTATAGAAATGCCATTGTTTATAGAGCCGATGATAGAGATCGGAATAGGAATATACATAATGAGATCATAGATACCATTGTTCATAGGATTTGGAGGAAACCGAGTCTTAGGGAGAAAATAGCTCCGTTTCTTCTTTGA